The sequence CAAATTCGCAGGGCGTTGGAAGAAAAAATCGAAAATAGAAATGAAAAAAAGGGTGAATAAATTTTAAGGGTTGCCGCCGTCATTATAAGACGGCAACAATCTTCAGATTACATCTTTACTTTCTCTCCCCCTAAGCTGCGACGCGCATTCTCTGATGACTTTAGTTAGGAAACAGCACCCATGCAAAAAATTCTGATCGCCAACCGCGGCGAAATTGCTTGTCGGATTATTCGCACAGCAAAATCTATGGGCATAAAAACTGTGGCCATCTATAGTCAAGTGGATCATCTTTTACCGCATGTAGACATGGCTGACGAAGCTTATTGCATTGGCAATGCGCCATCGCGAGAGAGTTACCTCAATATTGATAAGATTATTGGAATTGCCAAGGACTGTGGTGCCGATGCTATCCACCCCGGCTATGGTTTCTTATCAGAAAAGGCAGATTTTGCCAAAGCAGTGACAGGTGCTGGGCTGATTTTTATTGGCCCCTCCGCTGATGTTATTCATTGCATGGGGGATAAGTTGGAAGCAAAAGCCTTAGCTAAATCGGCTAATGTCACTTTAGTGCCTGGCAGTACCTCTGCTTTAAGTAATATCGCTGAAGCCCGTGAATTTGCCCGCCAACATGGCTATCCTGTTCTTCTTAAAGCTGCTGCCGGCGGGGGTGGCAAAGGGATGCGCGTTGTTACCAATGACCTGGGTTTACAGGAAGGGTTTGAGCGAGCCCGCAGTGAAGCTCTATCAGCCTTCGGCGATGAGCGGGTCTTTATTGAAAAATATATTGAAACACCCCGCCATATTGAAATTCAAATTCTGGCTGATCAGCACGGCAATGTGATTCATCTTGGCGAAAGGGATTGCTCCTTACAAAGGCGTCACCAAAAGGTTGTTGAAGAATCCCCTAGTCCCTTTGTCAGCCCAACCCTGCGTCAGGAAATTGCCCATCAAGCCGTTGCCCTGGCTAAAAAAGTTGGCTACACTTCTGCAGGAACGGTTGAATTTATTGTTTCCCCCACGGGAGAGTTCTATTTTCTAGAAATGAATACCCGTCTTCAAGTGGAACATCCGGTGACCGAGGCTGTTTACGGTCTTGATCTCGTTGAATGGATGATTCGTATTGCCCGTGGTGAAAAGCTGACTTTAAAACAAGCTGATATGCAGCCATCGGGCCATGCCATCGAAGTCAGGCTCTACGCCGAAGATCCCAGCGCAGGCTTTCTGCCGAGTGCGGGTAAACTCATTCAATTCCGCCCACCCCATTCCCCAGCCATCCGGTTTGATTGCGGATTTACCGAAGGCGACCAAGTTTCCATATATTATGATCCGATGATTGCCAAGGTTATTGCCCATGCCCCTACTCGACCCCAAGCTTTAACTAATATCATTCAATATCTGGATGAAATACTCATTAAAGGATTGGTTTCTAATCAAGATTTCTTGATTCGCCTGTTACGGACAGCTGATGTCCAAGACGGTAATTATCATACCCACTATATTCAGGAACAACTCGGCCATTTAGTGGGTGAAACAGCAACAGTTACCCCAGACGATCTCACCCTCTTTGCCCAAGCAGCCATGGCTATTCAAGCACCCTCCTTGTCTGAGCAAAAGTTTGTGGTGATAATGGGTAAAACTATTCTTAACGATCAACGGTGTGATGCGTCTCTGACGTGGCTGTATCAGAAGCAATTATTTACCCTT is a genomic window of Candidatus Paracaedibacter acanthamoebae containing:
- a CDS encoding acetyl/propionyl/methylcrotonyl-CoA carboxylase subunit alpha, with the protein product MQKILIANRGEIACRIIRTAKSMGIKTVAIYSQVDHLLPHVDMADEAYCIGNAPSRESYLNIDKIIGIAKDCGADAIHPGYGFLSEKADFAKAVTGAGLIFIGPSADVIHCMGDKLEAKALAKSANVTLVPGSTSALSNIAEAREFARQHGYPVLLKAAAGGGGKGMRVVTNDLGLQEGFERARSEALSAFGDERVFIEKYIETPRHIEIQILADQHGNVIHLGERDCSLQRRHQKVVEESPSPFVSPTLRQEIAHQAVALAKKVGYTSAGTVEFIVSPTGEFYFLEMNTRLQVEHPVTEAVYGLDLVEWMIRIARGEKLTLKQADMQPSGHAIEVRLYAEDPSAGFLPSAGKLIQFRPPHSPAIRFDCGFTEGDQVSIYYDPMIAKVIAHAPTRPQALTNIIQYLDEILIKGLVSNQDFLIRLLRTADVQDGNYHTHYIQEQLGHLVGETATVTPDDLTLFAQAAMAIQAPSLSEQKFVVIMGKTILNDQRCDASLTWLYQKQLFTLLYQEQQFIGRHHYHNGIHEITINGLTQSMRVIDSRHWPSMQHLKFKNTSSDNKIVKAPMPGTIIALPIFVGQTVKKDEPLAIIEAMKMENVLKASQEGTISEICVKSGDSLVRDQVIVRFA